The following proteins come from a genomic window of Hydractinia symbiolongicarpus strain clone_291-10 chromosome 2, HSymV2.1, whole genome shotgun sequence:
- the LOC130629545 gene encoding calreticulin-like has translation MDFRIGLVLLFVAIVQCTIHYKETFDDDSWEKRWVYSTDKGADSAKFKLTAGKFYGDEKRDQGIQTSQDAKFYQISSKIETPFSNEGKPLVIQYQVKHEQNIDCGGGYIKLFPSNINQEKMNGDSPYNVMFGPDICGPGTKKVHVIFNYKGKNLLTKKDIRCKDDEMNHLYTLILNPDNTYEVRIDGSKVESGSLEADWDFLEPKKIKDPEAKKPDDWVDNAKMDDPEDKKPEDYDKPELIPDPDAKKPEDWDDEEDGEWEPPMINNPEYKGEWKPKQIDNPAYKGEWVHPEIDNPAYVADKDLYKYPDNAFVGFELWQVKSGTIFDNIIVTDDVAEAEAFAKETFEKTKEEEKAMKEKLDEEERKKQEEEDAKRKKEEEEKEKKEDDKDDEEEEEEEEEEPSEDKKTEDSTEEKEVKDEL, from the exons ATGGACTTTAGAATTGGTTTAGTGCTGCTATTTGTGGCTATAGTTCAATGTACTATCCATTATAAAGAAACTTTTGACG ATGATTCTTGGGAGAAAAGATGGGTTTATTCCACTGATAAAGGAGCTGATTCGGCAAAATTCAAGTTAACTGCTGGTAAATTTTATGGAGACGAAAAGAGAGACCAGGGTATTCAAACATCACAAGATgcaaaattttatcaaatttcatcaaaaattgaaaCTCCTTTCTCAAATGAAGGAAAACCACTTGTAATCCAGTACCAAGTTAAACATGAACAAAATATTGATTGTGGTGGTGGTTACATAAAACTTTTCCCTTCCAATATTAATCAAGAAAAAATGAATGGGGATTCCCCATACAACGTCATGTTTGGCCCAGATATTTGCGGTCCAGGAACCAAAAAAGTTCATGTCATCTTTAACTACAAGGGAAAGAATCTTCTAACAAAAAAAGACATcag ATGTAAGGATGATGAGATGAACCATTTATAcacattaattttaaatccTGATAACACATATGAGGTACGCATTGATGGTTCAAAGGTAGAGTCTGGCTCGTTAGAAGCTGATTGGGACTTTTTAGAgccgaaaaaaattaaagatccaGAAGCTAAGAAACCTGACGACTGGGTAGATAATGCAAAAATGGATGATCCAGAAGATAAAAAACCAGAAGATTACGACAAACCAGAATTGATCCCTGACCCAGATGCAAAGAAACCTGAAGACTGGGATGATGAGGAAGACGGTGAATGGGAACCACCAATGATCAACAACCCCGAATATAAG GGTGAATGGAAGCCAAAACAAATTGACAATCCTGCATACAAAGGAGAATGGGTCCACCCAGAAATTGATAACCCAGCTTATGTAGCAGACAAGGACCTATACAAATATCCAGACAATGCTTTCGTTGGATTTGAGTTATGGCAG GTCAAATCTGGTACCATCTTTGATAACATCATTGTGACCGACGATGTTGCAGAGGCGGAAGCATTTGCTAAGGAAACATTTGAAAAAACGAAAGAAGAGGAAAAAGCaatgaaagaaaaattagaTGAAGAAGAAAGGAAGAAACAAGAAGAAGAGGATGCTAAACGTAAGAAGGAagaggaagaaaaagaaaagaaagaggaTGATAAAGATGATGAGGAGGAAGAAGAG gaggaagaagaagaaccTAGTGAAGACAAAAAGACCGAAGATTcaacagaagaaaaagaagtgaAAGACGAACTATAA